The following proteins are encoded in a genomic region of Dioscorea cayenensis subsp. rotundata cultivar TDr96_F1 chromosome 8, TDr96_F1_v2_PseudoChromosome.rev07_lg8_w22 25.fasta, whole genome shotgun sequence:
- the LOC120267028 gene encoding transmembrane 9 superfamily member 11: protein MAELSSIWIYGVLLVFSVLLHPGGSFYLPGSYPYKYSVGELLSVKVNSLTSIETEMPFSYYSLPFCTPGEGVKDSAENLGELLMGDRIETSPYRFKMFTNESDILLCRTDPLNAESLSLLKKRIDEMYQVNLILDNLPAIRYTKKDEFMLRWTGYPVGIRVGDSYYLFNHLKFTVLVHKYEETNVARVMGTGDAVDVIPTLDKAGSGPPGYMVVGFEVVPCSFQHDAESVKDAKMYSQYPAKIQCDPTTVAMVVKENQPLVFTYEVSFVESDIKWPSRWDAYLKMEGAKVHWFSILNSLMVIAFLAGIVLVIFLRTVRRDLTRYEELDKEAQAQMNEELSGWKLVVGDVFRAPTNPSLLCIMVGDGVQILGMAVVTILFAALGFMSPASRGTLITGMLFFYLVLGIAAGYVAVRLWKTLRCGDHSGWVSVSWRVACFFPGIAFLILTTLNFLLWGSQSTGAIPIYLFIILLLLWFCISVPLTLIGGFFGARAAHIEYPVRTNQIPREIPPQKYPSWLLVLGAGTLPFGTLFIELFFIMSSLWMGRVYYVFGFLFIVLILLVIVCAEVSLVLTYMHLCVEDWRWWWKAFFSSGSVAIYIFLYSANYLVFDLKSLSGPVSATLYLGYSLLMVLAIMFATGTVGFMSSFWFVHYLFSSVKLD from the coding sequence ATGGCGGAGCTCTCTTCGATCTGGATCTATGGCGTTCTTCTCGTCTTCTCCGTTCTTCTTCATCCTGGTGGTTCCTTCTACCTCCCCGGTAGCTATCCTTACAAGTACTCCGTCGGCGAATTGCTTTCCGTCAAGGTAAACTCTCTCACCTCCATTGAAACTGAGATGCCATTCAGCTACTACAGCCTTCCCTTCTGCACTCCTGGGGAAGGCGTCAAGGATTCCGCTGAGAATCTCGGCGAGCTTCTCATGGGTGATCGGATTGAGACCTCGCCTTATCGGTTCAAGATGTTCACCAACGAGTCTGATATCCTCCTCTGCCGCACCGATCCCCTCAACGCCGAATCGTTGAGCCTTCTTAAGAAGCGCATCGACGAGATGTACCAGGTGAATCTCATCCTTGACAACCTTCCGGCGATTCGGTATACTAAGAAGGATGAGTTTATGCTCCGGTGGACGGGGTACCCTGTTGGTATTCGCGTTGGTGATTCGTATTACCTCTTCAATCATCTCAAGTTCACTGTGCTTGTGCACAAGTACGAGGAGACGAATGTGGCTAGGGTTATGGGCACTGGCGATGCCGTGGATGTGATTCCCACCCTTGATAAGGCTGGATCTGGCCCTCCCGGGTACATGGTCGTCGGATTCGAGGTCGTGCCTTGCAGCTTCCAGCATGATGCTGAGTCGGTGAAGGATGCGAAGATGTATTCACAGTATCCGGCGAAGATCCAGTGCGATCCGACGACGGTGGCTATGGTGGTGAAGGAGAACCAGCCGTTGGTGTTCACCTATGAGGTCTCATTTGTGGAGAGCGACATCAAGTGGCCGTCGAGGTGGGATGCGTATCTGAAGATGGAGGGTGCTAAGGTGCACTGGTTCTCGATTTTGAATTCTCTCATGGTGATCGCCTTCTTGGCTGGGATTGTGCTCGTGATCTTCTTGCGCACCGTGAGGAGGGATCTCACCCGGTATGAGGAGCTTGATAAAGAGGCGCAGGCGCAGATGAATGAGGAGCTCTCCGGGTGGAAACTCGTAGTCGGCGATGTTTTCAGAGCGCCGACAAACCCTTCCCTCCTCTGCATCATGGTTGGAGATGGCGTTCAGATTCTCGGCATGGCGGTGGTTACCATCCTCTTCGCCGCTCTTGGATTCATGTCCCCAGCCTCTCGCGGCACCCTCATCACCGGCATGCTCTTCTTCTACCTCGTGCTTGGGATCGCCGCTGGGTACGTCGCTGTGAGGCTCTGGAAGACCCTCCGATGTGGTGATCACTCCGGCTGGGTCTCAGTCTCATGGCGTGTGGCCTGCTTCTTCCCCGGCATTGCCTTTTTGATCCTCACCACCCTGAACTTCCTCCTCTGGGGAAGCCAAAGCACAGGCGCAATTCCCATCTACCtcttcatcatcctcctcctgcTCTGGTTCTGCATCTCCGTGCCACTCACCCTCATCGGCGGCTTCTTCGGTGCCAGAGCTGCCCACATTGAATACCCAGTCAGGACTAACCAAATTCCCCGTGAGATCCCTCCCCAGAAATACCCTTCATGGCTGCTGGTTCTCGGGGCTGGTACTCTCCCCTTCGGCACCCTCTTCATTGAGCTCTTCTTCATCATGTCCAGCCTTTGGATGGGCCGTGTCTACTATGTTTTTGGCTTCCTCTTCATTGTCCTCATTCTCCTCGTCATTGTCTGTGCTGAGGTTTCCTTGGTCTTGACCTACATGCATCTCTGCGTGGAGGattggaggtggtggtggaagGCCTTCTTCTCTTCTGGTTCTGTTGCCATATATATCTTCTTATACTCTGCCAACTATCTTGTATTTGATCTGAAGAGCTTGAGTGGGCCGGTCTCTGCCACCCTCTACCTTGGCTATTCCCTCCTTATGGTTCTGGCCATCATGTTTGCTACAGGCACTGTTGGATTCATGTCCTCTTTCTGGTTCGTTCACTATCTCTTCTCTTCTGTCAAACTAGATTGA
- the LOC120266973 gene encoding spermidine coumaroyl-CoA acyltransferase, translated as MATTLNDLIPIEKENIIMVKPSQPTPSPLLSLSTIDNDPNLELICQTIYVYKSNETKLDPTSIIKQGLEKSLVEFYPLAGRLKRYSEDNKLKVKCNGEGVPFLSATTTCTLSSLNYFYDVSVDIAKKFVLQFESQSEDGIHPLMFQVTRFSCGGFTVGMGLSHSICDGFGASQFFRGVAELAAGKLELSVKPVWERERLLANPNEEPLHFPYSKDSLACSPHLPCNDLLHASFDVKADSIQKLKLELSSDTIKLGSDTITTLEALGGFVWRARIRALEMNSDGKVQFSLAIGMRNLLDPALNKGYYGNAFIGSHVFMDGKELCEGPLSRVAWLIKESKRRAMRKEYLGPYLGMMERFNQENKKVEASGAATVLTDWRHMGLSGVDFGWNNSVNVVPVPWRMFGHVDLVVFMPPFGLDPAMKGGVRVLVCLPRVAMAKFKEEMATLSTVV; from the coding sequence ATGGCTACCACCCTCAATGACCTTATTCCAATTGAGAAGGAAAACATCATCATGGTGAAGCCTTCACAACCcactccttctcctcttctctcCCTCTCCACCATTGACAATGATCCTAACCTTGAACTCATATGCCAAACCATCTATGTCTATAAATCTAATGAAACTAAGCTTGATCCAACCTCCATCATCAAACAAGGCCTTGAAAAATCTCTAGTTGAGTTCTATCCCTTAGCAGGGAGACTCAAGAGATACAGTGAAGATAACAAGCTTAAAGTCAAGTGCAATGGAGAAGGAGTTCCATTTTTAAGTGCAACAACAACATGCACACTCTCTTCACTTAACTACTTTTATGATGTAAGTGTTGATATTGCAAAGAAGTTTGTTCTTCAGTTTGAGTCTCAAAGTGAGGATGGAATTCATCCTTTAATGTTCCAAGTGACAAGGTTTTCATGTGGAGGTTTTACAGTAGGGATGGGGTTATCCCATTCCATCTGTGATGGCTTTGGAGCTTCTCAGTTTTTCCGGGGAGTGGCCGAGCTCGCCGCCGGCAAGTTAGAGCTCTCGGTGAAGCCAGTGTGGGAGAGGGAGAGGCTTTTGGCCAACCCAAATGAAGAACCACTCCATTTCCCTTATTCTAAGGATTCACTAGCATGTTCTCCTCACTTACCATGCAATGATCTCTTGCATGCAAGCTTTGATGTTAAGGCTGACAGCATTCAAAAACTTAAGCTTGAACTTAGCTCTGATACTATAAAACTTGGCTCTGATACCATTACTACATTGGAGGCCCTTGGTGGGTTTGTTTGGAGGGCAAGGATTAGAGCCTTGGAGATGAACTCAGATGGAAAGGTGCAATTCTCATTGGCCATAGGAATGAGGAACCTTTTGGACCCTGCCCTTAATAAAGGATACTATGGCAATGCCTTCATTGGTTCTCATGTATTCATGGATGGGAAGGAGCTTTGTGAAGGGCCACTATCAAGAGTTGCATGGCTTATTAAGGAGagcaagaggagagcaatgaggAAGGAATACTTGGGACCATATTTGGGAATGATGGAGAGATTcaatcaagaaaacaagaaggtTGAGGCCAGTGGAGCTGCTACTGTATTAACTGATTGGAGGCATATGGGGCTATCAGGCGTCGATTTCGGGTGGAACAACTCGGTGAACGTTGTTCCGGTGCCGTGGAGAATGTTCGGACATGTCGACCTTGTGGTCTTTATGCCGCCATTTGGTTTGGATCCGGCAATGAAGGGCGGAGTTAGGGTTTTAGTTTGTCTTCCTAGGGTTGCCATGGCCAAGTTCAAGGAGGAGATGGCTACTCTTTCAACTGTCGTCTGA